In a single window of the Nilaparvata lugens isolate BPH chromosome 1, ASM1435652v1, whole genome shotgun sequence genome:
- the LOC111046440 gene encoding uncharacterized protein LOC111046440 — MLLQCRQSLICLAWLLPALAVALDLNEIDKSLNPRLVGMIFNLYRPHASTKKPPIIVDCDHPGILCQFGSKPLVARPISECNCKGEVPIVTGLEPEKESNGEQTENEGGEAVSPKSPGASTDVPIYKGIVSNMEAVLESGAASASLQYKPSVMGPPNKWSPSTSEDLYQKRLGELPKKYASYYPFSKPVLIDDPDEFDPDFDQGPPFPFFPEMFGPHHKGSHHQFHPYKKQNGPASKPQTSWRQTAKPTSVTSTTKKAVKVEPTTPTPLSKASDKDSTKKT, encoded by the exons ATGCTCCTCCAGTGCAGGCAATCCCTCATCTGCCTGGCATGGCTCCTTCCAG CTTTAGCTGTTGCCCTGGACCTGAATGAGATTGACAAATCGCTCAACCCACGACTGGTGGGAATGATTTTCAACTTGTACAGACCACATGCCAGCACCAAGAAGCCGCCCATCATTGTTGACTGCGACCATCCGGGGATCCTGTGCCAGTTTGGCAGCAAACCTCTGGTTGCCAGGCCGATCAGTGAGTGCAACTGCAAGGGCGAAGTGCCAATTGTCACCGGACTCGAACCGGAGAAAGAGAGCAACGGAGAGCAGACAGAAAATGAAGGAGGAG agGCAGTATCTCCAAAATCGCCTGGAGCAAGCACCGATGTGCCGATCTACAAGGGAATAGTTTCGAATATGGAGGCAGTTCTTGAGTCGGGAGCCGCATCTGCAAGTCTGCAGTACAAGCCTTCGGTAATGGGGCCGCCAAACAAGTGGAGCCCCTCCACTTCTGAAGATCTGTACCAGAAGCGGTTGGGAGAGCTTCCCAAAAAGTACGCATCCTACTATCCGTTTTCCAAGCCAGTTCTAATCGATGATCCTGATGAGTTTGATCCAGATTTCGACCAAGGTCCACCCTTCCCCTTCTTCCCCGAAATGTTCGGACCACATCACAAAGGATCTCATCATCAGTTTCATCCGTACAAGAAGCAGAATGGTCCAGCATCCAAACCTCAGACAAGCTGGAGACAGACTGCTAAGCCGACATCAGTCACGTCAACAACGAAAAAAGCCGTAAAGGTTGAACCTACCACACCCACCCCACTATCCAAAGCTAGTGATAAGGATTCCACAAAAAAGACGTAG